ATGCGCGAACGATGGAAATCCATCACGGCAAACATCATCAAGCGTATGTCACCAACCTCAACAAAGCCCTCGAAGGCCACGATGCCCTGGCCGCCAAAAGCATCGAAGCCCTGATCTCTGATTTGAATAGCGTCCCCGAAAACATCCGCGCCGCCGTGCGCAACAACGGCGGCGGCCACGCCAACCACTCCATGTTCTGGCTAAGCATGAAGGCGGGCGGCGGCGGCGAGCCGGGCGGCGCGCTAGGCGAGGCCATCAACGCAACCTTTGGCGGTTTTGCCGCCTTCAAGGAAAAGTTCAACAACGCCGGCATGACGCGCTTCGGCAGTGGCTGGGCCTGGCTGGCGATGAGCAACAACGCCCTGGAAGTGGTTTCGACGGCGAACCAGGATAGCCCGCTCATGGAAGGCAAGACGCCCCTCCTGGGTTGCGACGTTTGGGAACATGCCTATTACCTCAACTACCAGAACCGCCGGGCCGATTACCTGGCCGCATGGTGGAACGTGGTGGATTGGAATTCAGTAGCGGCGCGATACGCGGCTAAATAAAAAATTCTCTCAGGAGACAATTATGACTCACATTATCACCAGTTTGTGCCTGCGCGATGGCGCATGCATTGAGGTCTGCCCGGTCGAGTGCATCATTCCGGGCACACCGTCGGACGAATGGCCGTGGATGTATATTGATCCCGACACCTGCATTGACTGCGGCGCCTGCATTCCCGAATGCCCCTTTGAGGCCATCTTCCCCGAAGATGAAGTGCCGGGCGACTTCAGCAAGGCCGGCATGCGCGTGAGCGCCCCGCAAGACTCGAACTTTGCCGACAAGGCCACTGAAGAACACGAAGTGGAAAGTGAAAAGGGCAAAGAGCACATTATGCTCAAGCAAACGTACGTGCTGGCCGATGGCGACGTGATTGACCTCAGAGCCGACAACCAGAAGAACTACGACTACTTCAAGGGTGGGCCGGGCTATCCCGCCAAATAATTGATCCTCCCTGCTGTGGGTCAGAGAGAGCCTCCTCCGGCTCTCTCTTTTTTTGCCAAACAGCTAAGAAATCACTGCCGTTTGTCATTTGACTCGCCGATCCCGGCGCGATATATTTCTGTGACGCGACGCGGCCAAATCACGTAACCAATTTTGAAGGAGTTGCCTCATGTCCAACTTTAGAACCGAAAAAGACTCGCTTGGCGAACTGCAAGTGCCAGCCGACGCGCTTTACGGCGTGCAGACTCAACGCGCCGTGCTCAACTTTCCAATCTCCGGGATGCGGCCCTGGCGGGCCTTCATCTGGAGCATGGCTCTGATCAAACGGGCCGCCGCCGATGTCAACCGCGACCTCGGCCTGCTCGACCCGGCCAAAGCCGGGGCCATCGTCGCCGCCGCCGCCGAAGTCATGGACGGCAAATGGGACTCGCAGTTTGTCGTCGATCCCATCCAGGCCGGAGCCGGGACTTCGCACAACATGAACGCTAACGAAGTCCTCGCCAACCTGGCCTCCGAAAAGATGGGCGGGACACGGGGCAACTACCTCGTCAAGCCCAACGACGATGTGAACATGGCCCAGTCTACCAACGACACCATTCCGACCGCGATCCGGCTGGGGTGCTTGTGGCGGCTGGACGAATTGCTGGCGGCGGTGGACAACCTGCACGGCGCGCTCGCGGCCAAAGCAACCGAGTTCGATGGCGTCGTCAAATCGGGCCGCACCCATTTGCAGGATGCCGTGCCGGTTCGCCTCGGCCAGGAGTTTGGCGGCTACGCCAAAGCGGTGGCTCGCGACCGCGAACGAATCGCCCGCGCCGCCGAAGGTCTGCGGCGGCTGGGCATCGGCGGCACGGCCACCGGCACCGGCCTCAACGCTCACCCCGAATATCACGCCCGCATGGTCAAACGATTGAGCGAGATCAGCGGGATCAAGTTATATGAATCCGATAACCTGTTTGAGAGCATGCAATCCATGGCCGATGCTGCCGACTTCTCGGCCTCGCTTCGGACTCTGGCCGTCACCCTGATTCGGATCGCCAACGACATCCGCCTGCTCTCGTCCGGCCCCAGCACCGGCCTTGACGAGATTCGTCTGCCCGCCGTTCAACCCGGATCGTCCATCATGCCCGGCAAGGTGAACCCGGTGCTGGCCGAGATGATGGACATGGCGATGTTCCATGTGCAAGGCTGCGACTTCACCGTGTCGCTGGCGGCCCAGGCCGGCCAACTGGAACTCAACGTGATGATGCCCATCATCGCCCACAACCTGTTTGAGGCAATGCAGGTGATGATCGGCGCGGTGAACGCCTTTGCCGACAAGTGTGTGAAGGGCATCGTCGCCCAACGCGAGAAGGCTGAAGGCTGGCTCGCCAAAAACGCGATCGTCGCCACCGCCCTCAACCCGCTCATTGGCTACATGATCGCCGCCGAGCTGGTGAAGGAGGCCATGAAGCGCAACATGACCATCCGCGAAGTGGCGGCAGAACGGATCGCCAAAGGCGAACTAACAAACAAGGATAGCGGCGCGTTGATCACGCTGGCTGATATTGACGGCGTGCTGGGCGACATCCGCAAGCTGACTGAAGGCGGCCTCGGCGGCCCGGCGGGCGGCGGATGACAAATTAGCGGATTTCTGCAGGGCGAATTGTCAATTCGCCCTGCAATTTCCAATTCCCGAGGCTTTCCTATGACATCAACAATTATCCCGCCAAGCCTGCCTCCTACTAAACTCGGCGAGGCGCTCAAACATTTTGAGCCGCGCCCGGCCTCGGCTGCCCTGGCCGACATTATTCTCGGCGGGCAGGACGGGCTGGTGAACACGCTGGGGGTAATTCTGGGCGTGGCGGCGGCATCGTCCGATCTGCGGATCGTGATCGCCGGCGGTCTGGCCGCCACCTTTGCCGAATCGATCTCGATGGGCGCAGTCGCCTACACTTCGACTCTGGCCGAGCACGATCACTACCGTTCGGAACTGGAGCGCGAGCGGCGCGAGATCCGCGAGATGCCCAATGCCGAAGAGCAGGAAGTGCGCGACGTGTTCACGGCCTGGGGGTTTGAGGGCGGCCTGCTGGAGCAGGCGGTGGCGCAGGTGATCCGAAATGAGGAAGCCTGGGTGGACGTGATGATGCGTAACGAGCTTAAGCTGGCGCCGATAGAAGACAGCAATGCTCTGCGCGCCGCGCTCGTCGTCGGGTTCTCAGCCCTCACTGGCTCGTTCATTCCGCTCATCCCGTTTTTGCTCTTTCCGCTGATGGTTGCTGTGCCGCTGTCGCTAGTGCTCTCGGCGCTGGCCCTGTTCGCGGTGGGCGCGTACAAAGCGCGCATCACTGTTGGCCGCCCTCTCAAGAGCGGGTTGCAAATGGCCGTCATTGGCATTGTCTCGGCCCTGGCCGGGTATTTGATTGGAGCCTTGTTTGGGGTTCAGTCGGGCGGCTAAGACAAATCAAAACGCCGGGCTGGTCGTCACGCCGCCGTCCACCACGAGATTCGTTCCAGTGATCCAGCGCGCGGCGGGCGAGGCCAGAAAGAGGCAGGCGTCGGCCACATCGTCGGGTTGGCCGAGCCGGCTAAAGGGCGCTGTGTTCTGCCAACGGGCCACACCGTCCGGCCAGCGTTCTTCGATTCCTTCGGCCCAAATCAGTCCGGGTGACACCGCGTTGACGCGAATGTTGTAGCGGCCAAGCTCGTGCGCCGCCGCGCGCGTGTGCATCAGCACCCCCGCCTTGGCCGCATCGTAATGGCTGTGACCGGGAGCGGGGTGCTCGGCTTCGATTGACGAAACGTTGATGATGGAGCCGCCGTTGCCCTGAGCGATCATTTGCCGGGCCGCCGCCTGCGTGCAAAGAAAAACACTCTTCAAATTGGCGTTGATCACCAAGTCCCACTCGGCCTCCGACATCTCCAGCAATGATGAAACGGGATACAGCCCGGCGTTGTTGATCATCACATCCAGCCGGCCAAAGGCCTCGACGGTTTGAGCGATGAGACGGTCAACCTCGGCCTTTTGAGTCGCGTCGGCCCGAATGGCAACCGCCTCTCGCCCCATTCCTTTGATTCTGTCCACCACCGTCTGCGCGCCGCTTGCGCTGGCCCGATAACTCACCACAACTTTCGCGCCTGCTTCGGCAAACCGGATCGCGATTCCCCGGCCCAGCCCGCTCCCACTGCCGGTGACGGCGACGGCCTGATTTGAAAAGTCCAATAAGTTTTGCGGAGAAGGAAGGGCCATGTTTTTCAACCGGCCAGACTCTGCCACACCAGCAACACATTGAGGCCAATGATAACGGCGGCGGCGAGGATCGCCAGAATCGTCGTGCTTCGCCGGTTGGCGTACTCGCCCATTAGCGCCTTGTCTCTGGTGAACAGGATGAGCGGGATGACGGCGAGCGGCAGTTGGAAGCTGAGGCTGACCTGGCTCAACACCAGAATACGGAGCGGGTCGAGGCCGAGGCCGATGACGACGAGGGCGGGCACGAGGGTGACGGCTCGCCGCACCCAGACATTGATATGAAAGTGCAGGAAGCCGTCCATAATCACCTGCCCGGCCATGGTGGCGGTTGTGGAAGATGAGAGGCCGGATGCTAACAGGGCGATGGCAAAGACAGTGGCCGACAGCGGGCCGAGAAGCGGCGCAAGCGTTTGGTGCGCCTGTTCGATGGAGATGACACGCAAACCGTTCGCGTAAAACACCGCCGCCGACATGATCA
This genomic stretch from Chloroflexota bacterium harbors:
- a CDS encoding superoxide dismutase; the encoded protein is MAHELPKLPYAFNALEPHIDARTMEIHHGKHHQAYVTNLNKALEGHDALAAKSIEALISDLNSVPENIRAAVRNNGGGHANHSMFWLSMKAGGGGEPGGALGEAINATFGGFAAFKEKFNNAGMTRFGSGWAWLAMSNNALEVVSTANQDSPLMEGKTPLLGCDVWEHAYYLNYQNRRADYLAAWWNVVDWNSVAARYAAK
- a CDS encoding ferredoxin family protein, whose product is MTHIITSLCLRDGACIEVCPVECIIPGTPSDEWPWMYIDPDTCIDCGACIPECPFEAIFPEDEVPGDFSKAGMRVSAPQDSNFADKATEEHEVESEKGKEHIMLKQTYVLADGDVIDLRADNQKNYDYFKGGPGYPAK
- a CDS encoding aspartate ammonia-lyase, which encodes MSNFRTEKDSLGELQVPADALYGVQTQRAVLNFPISGMRPWRAFIWSMALIKRAAADVNRDLGLLDPAKAGAIVAAAAEVMDGKWDSQFVVDPIQAGAGTSHNMNANEVLANLASEKMGGTRGNYLVKPNDDVNMAQSTNDTIPTAIRLGCLWRLDELLAAVDNLHGALAAKATEFDGVVKSGRTHLQDAVPVRLGQEFGGYAKAVARDRERIARAAEGLRRLGIGGTATGTGLNAHPEYHARMVKRLSEISGIKLYESDNLFESMQSMADAADFSASLRTLAVTLIRIANDIRLLSSGPSTGLDEIRLPAVQPGSSIMPGKVNPVLAEMMDMAMFHVQGCDFTVSLAAQAGQLELNVMMPIIAHNLFEAMQVMIGAVNAFADKCVKGIVAQREKAEGWLAKNAIVATALNPLIGYMIAAELVKEAMKRNMTIREVAAERIAKGELTNKDSGALITLADIDGVLGDIRKLTEGGLGGPAGGG
- a CDS encoding VIT1/CCC1 transporter family protein; the protein is MTSTIIPPSLPPTKLGEALKHFEPRPASAALADIILGGQDGLVNTLGVILGVAAASSDLRIVIAGGLAATFAESISMGAVAYTSTLAEHDHYRSELERERREIREMPNAEEQEVRDVFTAWGFEGGLLEQAVAQVIRNEEAWVDVMMRNELKLAPIEDSNALRAALVVGFSALTGSFIPLIPFLLFPLMVAVPLSLVLSALALFAVGAYKARITVGRPLKSGLQMAVIGIVSALAGYLIGALFGVQSGG
- a CDS encoding SDR family oxidoreductase, giving the protein MALPSPQNLLDFSNQAVAVTGSGSGLGRGIAIRFAEAGAKVVVSYRASASGAQTVVDRIKGMGREAVAIRADATQKAEVDRLIAQTVEAFGRLDVMINNAGLYPVSSLLEMSEAEWDLVINANLKSVFLCTQAAARQMIAQGNGGSIINVSSIEAEHPAPGHSHYDAAKAGVLMHTRAAAHELGRYNIRVNAVSPGLIWAEGIEERWPDGVARWQNTAPFSRLGQPDDVADACLFLASPAARWITGTNLVVDGGVTTSPAF